In Alkalihalobacterium alkalinitrilicum, a genomic segment contains:
- the ftsH gene encoding ATP-dependent zinc metalloprotease FtsH: MNRIFRNTIFYLLIFLVIVGIVSVFSGDQTETTPMTVDEFYQHLQNGEVTTLALKPERQVYLVRGQLVNTPEGEFFQTYIPRAELAVERLFDAQEGGGATPEFIMEPADETSGWVTFFTSIIPFIIIFILFFFLLSQAQGGGSRVMNFGKSKAKMVQDDKKKAKFKDVAGADEEKQELVEVVEFLKDPRKFSAIGARIPKGVLLVGPPGTGKTLLARAVAGEAGVPFFSISGSDFVEMFVGVGASRVRDLFENAKKNAPCIIFIDEIDAVGRQRGAGLGGGHDEREQTLNQLLVEMDGFSANEGIIIIAATNRADILDPALLRPGRFDRQILVGRPDVKGREDILKVHARNKPLADDVDLKAIAARTPGFSGADLENLLNEAALVAARHDNKKVNMIHIEEAIDRVIAGPAKKSRVISAKEKKIVAWHEAGHTVVGVKLENADMVHKVTIVPRGQAGGYAVMLPKEDRYFMTKPELLDKIMGLLGGRVAEEITFGEVSTGAHNDFQRATGIARKMVTEYGMSEKLGPMQFGQNSGGQVFLGRDIQNEQNYSDQIAYEIDLEVQRFIKECYEQCKQILLAHKDKLDLVAETLMELETLDAEQIKSLVNEGKLPENHHTDAYRKQQEAKSETVQDGDVKVNISSKKDETEPKDKSEVKSSDEQGDKPKSEEENKTDK, encoded by the coding sequence ATGAATCGGATTTTTCGTAACACGATATTTTACTTGTTAATTTTTCTAGTCATCGTTGGGATTGTCAGTGTCTTTAGCGGTGATCAAACTGAGACAACACCAATGACTGTTGATGAATTTTATCAACATCTACAAAATGGCGAGGTAACCACTCTTGCTTTAAAGCCAGAACGACAAGTGTACTTAGTTCGAGGTCAGCTTGTGAACACACCAGAAGGAGAGTTTTTTCAAACCTATATTCCTAGGGCAGAACTAGCAGTTGAAAGACTGTTTGATGCACAAGAAGGTGGGGGTGCCACACCAGAGTTCATCATGGAGCCTGCAGATGAGACAAGTGGTTGGGTGACCTTTTTTACGTCGATTATTCCATTTATCATTATTTTTATCCTATTCTTCTTTTTACTAAGCCAAGCTCAAGGTGGCGGAAGCCGTGTCATGAACTTTGGTAAGAGTAAAGCGAAGATGGTTCAAGATGATAAGAAGAAAGCCAAATTCAAGGACGTTGCTGGCGCAGATGAAGAAAAGCAAGAACTTGTTGAGGTCGTTGAATTCTTAAAAGACCCAAGAAAGTTCTCTGCTATTGGTGCGCGTATTCCTAAAGGGGTCTTATTAGTGGGGCCGCCTGGTACAGGGAAAACGTTACTAGCTAGAGCTGTTGCAGGTGAGGCTGGAGTTCCGTTCTTCTCCATCAGTGGTTCTGACTTTGTTGAAATGTTTGTTGGGGTCGGTGCATCCCGTGTACGTGACCTATTCGAAAATGCGAAGAAAAATGCACCATGTATTATCTTTATTGATGAGATTGATGCAGTTGGTCGACAACGTGGAGCTGGTTTAGGTGGAGGTCACGATGAACGTGAGCAAACGTTAAACCAATTACTTGTTGAGATGGATGGATTTAGTGCGAATGAAGGGATTATTATTATCGCGGCAACAAACCGTGCTGATATTTTAGATCCAGCGTTATTACGTCCAGGACGTTTTGACCGACAAATATTAGTAGGGCGACCAGATGTTAAAGGCCGTGAAGATATATTAAAAGTTCATGCGAGAAATAAACCACTTGCGGATGACGTAGATCTAAAGGCCATTGCAGCCAGAACACCTGGATTTTCTGGTGCTGATTTAGAAAATCTTCTCAATGAAGCAGCACTAGTTGCTGCGCGGCATGATAATAAGAAAGTAAATATGATCCACATCGAAGAGGCTATTGATCGGGTCATTGCTGGTCCAGCTAAGAAGAGTCGTGTTATTTCTGCGAAGGAAAAGAAAATTGTTGCATGGCATGAAGCAGGACATACTGTCGTAGGTGTAAAGCTTGAAAATGCCGACATGGTTCACAAAGTAACTATTGTTCCAAGAGGTCAAGCTGGGGGTTATGCCGTCATGCTTCCAAAAGAAGATCGTTACTTTATGACAAAGCCAGAGTTACTCGATAAAATTATGGGCCTACTAGGTGGTCGTGTGGCCGAAGAGATTACCTTTGGTGAAGTGTCAACTGGAGCTCATAACGACTTCCAGCGAGCAACAGGTATTGCACGTAAGATGGTAACCGAGTATGGAATGAGTGAAAAGCTGGGTCCAATGCAATTCGGACAAAACTCTGGAGGTCAAGTTTTCTTAGGCCGAGACATCCAAAATGAACAAAATTATAGTGATCAAATTGCTTATGAAATTGACTTAGAAGTACAGCGTTTCATTAAAGAGTGCTATGAGCAATGTAAACAAATCCTTCTAGCTCATAAAGATAAGTTAGATCTTGTAGCCGAAACGTTAATGGAACTTGAAACGTTAGACGCAGAACAAATTAAATCACTTGTTAACGAAGGGAAGCTTCCTGAGAACCATCATACCGATGCGTACCGAAAACAACAAGAAGCAAAGTCGGAAACGGTTCAAGACGGTGATGTGAAAGTAAATATTTCTTCTAAAAAAGATGAGACTGAACCGAAAGATAAGAGTGAAGTCAAGTCTTCAGATGAACAAGGTGATAAGCCGAAATCAGAAGAAGAAAATAAGACAGATAAATAA
- the hpt gene encoding hypoxanthine phosphoribosyltransferase, translated as MKDEIKEVLISEEQIQEKVRELGDKLTKEYDGKFPLVVGVLKGALPFMADLTKRIDTHIELDFMDVSSYGAGTVSTGEVKIVKDLNTSVEGRHVLIVEDIIDSGLTLSYLVKLFHYRKAESVKIVTLLDKPDGRKVDLVPDLSGFTVPDAFVVGYGLDFAERYRNLPYIGVLKPEIYGT; from the coding sequence ATGAAGGATGAAATCAAAGAAGTATTAATTTCTGAAGAACAAATACAAGAGAAAGTGCGTGAATTAGGGGATAAACTTACAAAAGAATATGACGGTAAGTTTCCCTTAGTTGTCGGTGTATTAAAAGGAGCCCTTCCTTTTATGGCTGATTTAACGAAGAGAATAGATACACATATCGAGCTCGACTTTATGGATGTGTCAAGCTATGGAGCTGGAACCGTTTCGACGGGCGAAGTGAAGATTGTAAAAGATTTAAATACTTCGGTAGAAGGTCGTCACGTTTTAATTGTAGAAGATATTATAGATAGCGGCTTAACTCTAAGCTACTTAGTAAAGCTTTTCCATTACCGGAAAGCGGAGTCTGTTAAAATTGTCACCCTATTAGATAAACCAGATGGAAGAAAGGTCGATTTAGTACCTGATCTTTCTGGATTTACCGTTCCAGATGCTTTTGTTGTCGGATATGGTTTGGATTTTGCTGAGCGTTATCGAAACCTCCCGTATATTGGTGTATTAAAGCCAGAAATTTATGGGACGTAA
- the tilS gene encoding tRNA lysidine(34) synthetase TilS, translated as MKQAVKQFIKERQLLEPNSTIVVGVSGGPDSLALLHFLWNESHKENYQIVVSHVDHQLREITSAEDYQFVKQFCEKRAIPFEGKRVNVKEAQIQFGLSVQMAARKCRYDVFSQIMQKYDAHYLALAHHGDDQIETILMSQVRGTKGDVLTGIPVSRPFATGTLIRPFLGITKAEIEQYCKEEQLQPKIDESNFSDKYVRNRFRQEVLPFIKNENPKAHIHFQRMSESLNADQIYLEELTRTQLENVIEKRTNEEIIISVQQFQDLPFALQRRAIHLILKYLYGENYPSLSFIHIEHVHQLIYSQHPSGQLDMPKGVIVDRVYHHCRFRFTTALDSLQPFTNELKVPGCISTKLGIISAKFTSNLTCEQRNPYTFICDADRLKYPLNVRVKMNGDRIQLIGMEGSKKVSRIFIDHKIEQSKRKGWPLVTDGNNEVIWIPGLGHSKKGAVTEMSQNYLVLSFEFHHEGSV; from the coding sequence ATGAAACAGGCCGTTAAGCAATTTATAAAAGAGCGCCAATTATTAGAACCGAACTCAACGATAGTAGTCGGTGTTTCAGGTGGTCCTGATTCCCTTGCTTTACTACATTTTTTATGGAATGAAAGTCATAAGGAAAATTATCAAATTGTTGTTTCTCACGTTGATCATCAGCTGAGAGAAATTACTTCAGCTGAAGATTATCAGTTCGTCAAACAATTTTGCGAAAAACGAGCGATTCCTTTTGAAGGAAAGCGGGTAAATGTAAAGGAAGCTCAAATTCAATTTGGATTAAGTGTTCAAATGGCCGCTAGAAAATGTCGTTACGACGTATTTAGCCAAATTATGCAAAAGTATGACGCTCATTATTTAGCATTAGCCCATCATGGAGATGACCAAATTGAAACGATTTTAATGAGCCAAGTGAGAGGAACGAAGGGAGATGTACTAACAGGAATTCCGGTATCTAGACCATTTGCAACTGGAACATTAATTCGGCCTTTTTTAGGAATAACGAAAGCAGAAATCGAGCAATATTGTAAGGAAGAACAATTACAGCCAAAGATCGATGAAAGTAATTTTTCGGATAAATATGTTCGTAATCGGTTTCGTCAAGAGGTTCTGCCGTTTATAAAAAATGAAAATCCAAAAGCACATATTCACTTTCAACGTATGAGCGAATCTTTAAATGCTGATCAAATCTATCTCGAAGAATTAACTCGGACACAATTAGAAAATGTCATTGAAAAAAGAACGAATGAAGAAATCATTATTTCTGTTCAACAATTTCAAGATTTACCCTTTGCTTTACAAAGAAGGGCGATTCATCTAATATTAAAATATCTTTACGGGGAAAATTACCCATCTCTCTCATTTATACATATTGAACACGTTCATCAACTGATTTATTCACAACATCCATCAGGTCAATTGGATATGCCAAAAGGAGTAATCGTTGATAGAGTCTATCATCATTGTCGGTTTCGCTTCACGACAGCTTTAGACAGTTTACAACCTTTTACGAACGAATTAAAAGTTCCAGGTTGTATCTCGACTAAGTTGGGAATAATAAGTGCAAAATTTACGTCAAACCTCACTTGCGAACAACGAAACCCCTATACTTTTATATGTGATGCTGATCGACTTAAGTATCCACTCAATGTTAGAGTAAAAATGAATGGCGATCGTATCCAGTTAATAGGGATGGAAGGATCGAAAAAAGTGAGTCGTATTTTTATTGATCATAAAATAGAGCAGTCCAAGCGAAAAGGTTGGCCGCTCGTTACTGATGGAAATAATGAAGTGATATGGATTCCCGGATTAGGACATTCTAAAAAAGGTGCTGTCACAGAAATGTCGCAAAATTATTTAGTGCTTTCATTTGAATTTCATCATGAAGGCTCGGTATAA
- a CDS encoding threonine/serine exporter family protein produces MWLELLFVYVATLCFGILFNVPTRTLFIGALIGCLSWFIYRTLPELGVSLILATALASFMSATISHILAKKFRIPATTFSIPAIIPLVPGSKAYFTMLAFVESDYLLGLELGISTMLQAGAIAGGLVFALAIFSFKKGGIGQRYETGR; encoded by the coding sequence ATGTGGTTGGAGTTATTATTTGTGTATGTAGCAACGCTTTGCTTTGGAATTTTATTCAATGTACCGACTAGGACTTTGTTTATTGGAGCGTTAATTGGATGTCTATCTTGGTTCATCTACCGGACGCTCCCCGAACTCGGAGTATCCCTGATACTAGCCACTGCACTAGCTTCATTCATGAGTGCAACAATTTCACACATTCTTGCCAAAAAGTTTCGTATACCTGCAACGACGTTTAGTATTCCTGCAATTATTCCCTTAGTTCCTGGAAGTAAGGCGTATTTTACCATGTTGGCCTTTGTTGAGAGTGATTATTTACTTGGGTTAGAACTTGGGATAAGTACAATGCTTCAAGCTGGAGCGATTGCAGGTGGGCTTGTTTTTGCACTCGCGATTTTTTCTTTTAAGAAAGGAGGAATCGGTCAACGATATGAAACAGGCCGTTAA
- a CDS encoding threonine/serine exporter family protein codes for MFRADRMMDVCLLAGEIMLTYGAETYRVEETLERMAKAAGFLNVHSFVTTTGIFLSFDEVGKGDTMQMIRVDDRIYDLNKVSLVNQVSREFVTGEIDEETAYAKLNEIAKSPMNYPLWLVHIASGVAGAGFSYLFGGSLRDMLPAFIAGFIVSVCVFKFQEYLKVKFFAEFISAFIGGSVAIGLVFLGVGVNLDQIIIGILMPLVPGVPLTNAVRDLISGDYVAGVSRGAEAFLTALSIATGVALAIGLFLA; via the coding sequence ATGTTTAGAGCAGATCGAATGATGGATGTATGTTTGTTGGCAGGAGAAATTATGCTAACGTACGGTGCAGAAACTTATCGAGTAGAAGAAACGTTAGAGCGAATGGCAAAAGCTGCAGGATTTTTAAATGTTCATAGCTTTGTTACAACAACTGGCATTTTTCTCTCCTTTGATGAAGTAGGAAAAGGCGATACGATGCAGATGATTCGCGTAGATGACCGTATTTATGATCTAAATAAAGTGTCATTAGTCAATCAAGTATCTCGCGAGTTTGTAACAGGTGAAATAGATGAGGAAACAGCTTATGCTAAGTTGAATGAAATTGCGAAGTCGCCGATGAATTATCCATTGTGGCTCGTTCATATCGCTTCAGGAGTTGCAGGTGCTGGATTTTCATACTTATTTGGGGGCAGCTTACGCGATATGCTCCCTGCTTTTATTGCTGGGTTTATCGTTAGTGTGTGTGTATTCAAATTTCAAGAGTACTTAAAAGTGAAATTCTTTGCTGAATTTATTTCTGCTTTTATTGGAGGCAGTGTTGCCATCGGATTAGTATTTTTAGGTGTCGGTGTTAATTTAGATCAAATTATTATTGGAATCTTAATGCCTCTCGTGCCAGGGGTACCCCTAACCAATGCAGTGCGAGATTTAATATCTGGTGATTATGTAGCTGGAGTAAGTAGAGGTGCTGAGGCCTTTTTGACGGCGCTCTCTATTGCAACGGGTGTTGCACTCGCGATTGGTTTATTTTTAGCTTAA
- a CDS encoding protein kinase domain-containing protein, whose protein sequence is MNYSKTQACNLTPGEKVVGKWHRKTYQIVKLLGSGATGSVYLARSVDGDVALKIGVNSMAITSEVNVLKHFSKVQGQILGPSLLDVDDLVTTQGVMPFYVMEYLKGEQLITFTSKRGEEWIGILMVQLLGDLDRLHRAGWAFGDLKPDNLIVVGPTPRIRWLDVGGTTLLGRSIKEYTEFFDRGYWGLGSRKAEPSYDLFSLVMVMLNCSYPRRFDKKGDQPLQQLKQAIDAKPGLKPYREVMLKGMQGKYNDAQMMKKDLMDAIQRKSTFYKKSQASHSTKMKRKERKKASKSSYLIEILLVTSFLILAYILYLFGQLM, encoded by the coding sequence ATGAATTACTCGAAGACTCAGGCATGTAACTTAACACCAGGGGAAAAAGTTGTTGGTAAGTGGCATCGAAAAACCTACCAGATCGTTAAACTATTAGGGTCTGGTGCTACAGGGTCGGTATATTTAGCTAGAAGTGTAGATGGTGATGTCGCATTAAAAATTGGTGTGAATAGCATGGCCATCACATCTGAGGTAAATGTGTTAAAGCATTTTTCGAAGGTCCAAGGTCAGATACTTGGGCCTTCTTTGTTAGATGTTGATGATTTAGTCACAACCCAAGGAGTAATGCCATTTTACGTTATGGAATATTTGAAGGGGGAACAATTAATCACCTTTACGTCTAAGCGAGGAGAAGAATGGATTGGTATTTTAATGGTGCAGTTGCTTGGCGACTTAGACCGTCTCCACCGCGCAGGGTGGGCGTTCGGTGATTTAAAACCAGACAATTTAATTGTTGTTGGTCCAACGCCACGAATTCGTTGGCTTGATGTCGGTGGAACGACATTACTCGGAAGGTCAATTAAAGAGTACACTGAATTTTTTGATCGTGGCTACTGGGGGTTGGGTTCTAGGAAAGCAGAACCAAGCTATGATTTATTTTCTCTCGTAATGGTAATGCTTAATTGCTCATATCCGAGACGTTTTGATAAAAAAGGCGACCAACCATTACAGCAACTAAAACAAGCGATAGATGCAAAACCTGGTCTTAAGCCGTACCGTGAAGTCATGTTAAAAGGAATGCAAGGAAAGTACAATGATGCGCAAATGATGAAGAAGGATTTAATGGATGCTATTCAAAGGAAATCAACATTCTATAAAAAGAGTCAAGCGTCTCACTCGACAAAAATGAAGAGGAAAGAACGAAAAAAAGCATCAAAATCTTCTTATCTCATTGAAATCTTACTCGTAACCTCTTTTCTTATTTTGGCATATATCCTATACTTATTTGGACAATTAATGTAG
- a CDS encoding VWA domain-containing protein, with product MGKGTLRQILLITDGCSNQGEDPVAIAALAKEQGITVNVIGVVDNSPMNEQGVQEIESVAMAGGGVSQIVYAQALAKTVQMVTRKAMTQTLYGVVNKELQQILGEEQELEDLSPEKRGQVMEVVDELGETIDLNVLILVDTSASMKNKLPMVQDALTDLSISLTSRMGDNRFSLYSFPGKRKDIDRLLDWTPKLESLTGIFHKLSSGGITPTGPALQVALQRFEKTNSRRSLISSDEDELLEDSGM from the coding sequence TTGGGAAAAGGTACATTACGCCAAATTTTGCTTATAACGGATGGTTGCTCTAACCAAGGGGAAGACCCTGTTGCTATAGCTGCTTTAGCGAAAGAGCAAGGGATAACGGTAAATGTTATTGGTGTTGTTGATAATAGTCCAATGAATGAACAAGGCGTTCAAGAAATTGAATCTGTTGCGATGGCAGGTGGTGGTGTCAGTCAAATCGTTTATGCGCAAGCGCTAGCTAAAACCGTACAAATGGTAACGAGAAAAGCGATGACGCAAACACTATACGGTGTAGTTAATAAGGAATTACAGCAAATTCTAGGAGAAGAGCAAGAATTAGAAGATTTGTCTCCAGAAAAACGTGGACAAGTAATGGAAGTTGTTGACGAATTAGGTGAGACGATTGATTTAAATGTATTAATATTAGTTGATACGAGTGCTAGTATGAAAAATAAATTACCGATGGTGCAAGATGCGTTAACAGATTTATCGATTAGTCTTACGTCTCGGATGGGAGATAATCGCTTTTCTTTATACTCATTTCCTGGCAAAAGAAAGGATATCGACCGTTTACTAGATTGGACCCCAAAACTGGAATCCCTCACAGGAATATTTCATAAGTTATCATCAGGTGGGATTACTCCAACTGGACCTGCTTTACAAGTTGCCTTACAAAGATTTGAGAAAACTAACTCGAGAAGGAGTTTGATCTCTAGTGACGAGGATGAATTACTCGAAGACTCAGGCATGTAA
- the spoIIE gene encoding stage II sporulation protein E translates to MLRRVTKGVIEPVRGWTLPTKAMSLTTSTTEKVKKGTNLLFYQWGLLIFVVGFLLGRAMILSEITPFVLPFVAAIYVLKRDKLGIAALAVFAGAMTHILESSWFVLASLLIFIIYQKVVEKFSDNTTKLLPFTVFFTSISARIILTFFMQGQVTNYDWMMAGVEAGLSFILTMIFLQSVPLITAKRSQQPLKNEEIVCLIILLASVMTGTIGWMVYDLTVEHILARYLVLLFAFVAGAAIGSTVGVVTGLILSLASVASLYQMSLLAFAGLLGGLLKEGKKLGVSIGLLIGTLLIGLYGEGSDQVIVTVMESGVAIAIFLLTPRSIISKLARYIPGTVEHSKEQQQYLRKIRDVTAGRVEQFSHLFQTLSNSFSATTAPVEADDTEKEVDYFLSNVTEKTCQACFKKDRCWVSNFSKTYESMSKIMNDVEKNGELRDSMLKAEWKKYCVKHEKVAQVIQQELGQFQANQKLKKQVLESRKLVADQLLGVSRVMNDFAKEIQKEKEAHYVQEEQMLEALRGVGLEVGHIDIFHLEQGNIEIELSIADDGGHGQFEKVIAPMLSDILGETIIIKNEERNFYPNGYSHVSFGSARKFVIETGVATVAKGGAYVSGDSYSTIELGSGKYAIAISDGMGNGERAHLESNETLQLLQKILQSGIEETVAIKSVNSVLSLRTTDEIFSTLDLAMIDLQDANAKFLKIGSIPSFIKRGTKVTKIEASNLPMGIIQEFDVDVVSEQMKPGDLLIMMSDGIFDAPKHVENKEMWMKRIISEVTSEDPQEVADLILERVIRDEKGSIEDDMTIVVARVKRNMPKWAAIPLYKPRNVEKKKAQ, encoded by the coding sequence ATGTTACGGAGAGTTACAAAAGGAGTTATTGAGCCCGTTCGTGGTTGGACGCTACCTACCAAAGCAATGTCACTAACGACATCGACAACTGAAAAAGTCAAAAAAGGAACGAATCTACTTTTTTATCAATGGGGACTTCTTATTTTTGTTGTTGGCTTTCTACTTGGACGAGCGATGATACTTTCGGAAATTACACCATTTGTACTGCCTTTTGTTGCTGCTATTTATGTATTGAAACGGGACAAGTTAGGAATTGCAGCCTTGGCTGTCTTTGCTGGGGCAATGACTCATATTTTAGAAAGTAGTTGGTTTGTTTTAGCGTCACTACTCATTTTTATTATCTATCAAAAGGTTGTAGAAAAGTTTAGTGATAATACAACAAAGCTTCTTCCATTTACCGTTTTCTTTACTAGTATTTCAGCTCGCATTATTTTGACTTTCTTTATGCAAGGTCAAGTAACGAACTATGATTGGATGATGGCTGGAGTAGAAGCAGGTCTTAGTTTCATATTAACGATGATATTTCTACAGAGTGTTCCGTTAATAACAGCGAAACGAAGTCAACAACCATTAAAGAATGAAGAAATTGTTTGCTTAATTATTTTACTCGCTTCGGTTATGACGGGAACGATCGGGTGGATGGTTTATGATTTAACAGTTGAACATATATTAGCTCGTTATCTAGTACTATTATTTGCATTTGTAGCTGGTGCAGCTATTGGCTCGACAGTAGGGGTAGTGACTGGGTTAATCTTAAGTTTGGCAAGTGTTGCTAGTCTCTATCAAATGAGTTTACTTGCTTTTGCAGGTTTACTAGGTGGATTATTAAAAGAAGGGAAAAAGCTTGGAGTCAGTATTGGTTTGCTTATTGGTACACTTTTAATAGGATTGTATGGTGAAGGATCTGATCAAGTGATAGTTACGGTTATGGAATCAGGTGTAGCGATTGCCATATTTCTGCTTACTCCAAGGTCAATTATTAGTAAGCTTGCACGATATATTCCAGGAACGGTAGAGCATTCCAAAGAACAGCAACAATATTTACGGAAAATAAGAGATGTGACGGCTGGTAGAGTCGAACAATTCTCTCATTTATTCCAAACATTATCGAATAGCTTTTCAGCAACTACTGCACCTGTTGAAGCTGATGATACGGAAAAAGAAGTCGATTATTTCCTAAGCAATGTTACGGAAAAAACGTGTCAGGCTTGTTTCAAAAAAGACCGCTGTTGGGTTAGTAACTTTAGTAAAACATATGAGTCCATGTCCAAAATTATGAATGATGTTGAAAAAAATGGAGAGTTAAGGGACTCGATGCTCAAAGCCGAATGGAAAAAGTACTGCGTTAAACATGAGAAGGTCGCTCAAGTCATTCAACAAGAGCTTGGACAGTTTCAAGCAAATCAAAAACTTAAAAAGCAGGTTTTAGAAAGTCGCAAGCTAGTTGCAGACCAATTACTGGGTGTATCTAGAGTGATGAATGACTTTGCCAAAGAAATTCAAAAAGAGAAAGAAGCTCATTACGTTCAAGAAGAACAAATGTTAGAAGCCTTAAGAGGTGTAGGTTTAGAAGTAGGACATATTGATATTTTCCATTTGGAACAGGGGAATATTGAAATCGAGTTAAGTATAGCTGATGATGGTGGACACGGGCAATTTGAAAAAGTAATTGCGCCGATGTTATCTGACATACTAGGAGAAACGATTATAATTAAAAATGAAGAACGAAACTTTTATCCTAACGGTTATAGTCATGTATCGTTTGGTTCAGCGAGAAAATTTGTAATAGAAACAGGTGTGGCTACTGTCGCAAAAGGCGGTGCCTATGTATCTGGAGATAGTTATTCTACGATTGAGTTGGGATCTGGAAAGTATGCGATTGCAATTAGTGATGGGATGGGAAATGGAGAGCGTGCTCATCTTGAAAGTAATGAAACTTTACAGCTTTTACAAAAAATCTTGCAGTCTGGTATTGAGGAAACCGTTGCGATCAAGTCCGTTAATTCTGTTTTATCGCTACGAACTACCGATGAAATCTTTTCAACGTTAGACTTAGCAATGATTGATTTACAAGATGCAAATGCGAAGTTTTTAAAGATTGGGTCGATCCCAAGCTTTATAAAAAGGGGAACAAAGGTAACTAAAATCGAAGCAAGTAATTTACCGATGGGTATTATTCAAGAATTTGATGTTGATGTAGTTAGTGAGCAGATGAAACCTGGGGACTTATTAATCATGATGAGTGATGGCATTTTCGACGCACCAAAGCATGTTGAAAATAAGGAAATGTGGATGAAACGAATTATTAGTGAAGTAACATCTGAAGACCCTCAGGAAGTCGCTGATTTAATATTAGAACGTGTGATTCGTGATGAAAAAGGTAGTATTGAAGATGATATGACGATTGTAGTAGCACGAGTAAAACGAAATATGCCAAAGTGGGCTGCAATACCGTTGTATAAACCACGAAACGTAGAGAAGAAAAAGGCACAGTAG
- a CDS encoding S1 domain-containing RNA-binding protein has protein sequence MSIEVGSKLQGKVTGITHFGAFVELPGGTTGLVHISEVADNYVKDIKEVLKVGDEVLVKVVNVEQDGKIGLSIRKAQERPKEEMANRAPRPSRPPRPARSGGNYSKGGNSSARNQRPTMSFEDKMNRFLKDSEERLSTLKRQTESKRGGRGARRG, from the coding sequence ATGTCAATCGAAGTAGGCAGCAAGTTGCAAGGTAAAGTAACGGGTATTACCCATTTTGGGGCATTTGTGGAGCTGCCAGGAGGTACTACTGGTCTGGTTCATATTAGTGAAGTCGCTGATAATTATGTTAAAGACATTAAAGAAGTGTTAAAAGTAGGCGACGAAGTTCTAGTTAAAGTTGTTAATGTTGAACAAGATGGGAAGATTGGACTTTCAATTAGAAAAGCTCAAGAACGCCCAAAAGAGGAGATGGCCAATCGTGCTCCTCGTCCATCACGTCCACCGCGCCCAGCACGATCTGGGGGAAATTACAGTAAAGGTGGAAATAGTAGTGCACGTAATCAGCGTCCAACGATGTCCTTTGAAGATAAGATGAATCGATTTTTAAAAGATAGTGAAGAACGTCTCTCCACGCTAAAACGCCAAACAGAGTCGAAGCGAGGTGGTCGAGGCGCCAGACGTGGGTAA
- a CDS encoding FtsB family cell division protein, with protein MVSERKRKIRELDANFNRVQEQVSEDRLRKRRGLFRRLTAFAFIVVTLSVIAFMTIHTQAQLLEEKNEEKQALQARLEALEIEQLHLEQEIINYNDLDYIAEIARRDYFLSKDREILFKLPKISTD; from the coding sequence ATGGTTTCGGAACGTAAACGAAAAATTCGGGAGCTAGATGCAAACTTTAACCGAGTGCAAGAACAAGTATCGGAAGATCGTCTTCGGAAAAGAAGAGGTTTATTTCGTCGTTTAACAGCATTTGCTTTTATTGTAGTCACCCTTAGTGTAATTGCTTTTATGACGATTCATACTCAGGCGCAATTACTAGAAGAAAAAAATGAAGAGAAACAAGCACTTCAAGCGAGGCTCGAAGCATTAGAAATAGAACAACTTCACTTAGAACAAGAAATTATAAATTACAATGATTTAGATTATATTGCTGAAATTGCTAGACGTGATTACTTTTTATCAAAGGATAGGGAAATTTTGTTTAAATTACCTAAAATATCAACGGATTGA